In Paenibacillus sp. FSL R7-0345, a single window of DNA contains:
- a CDS encoding ABC transporter permease → MKSLLKLIRLELRKNRISLFKGSLIAVLAIILFMLLVVFTEMDDQGDFATYANVFDSVHIFVKVVFMVFGSVLISKLVIDEYKNNTIDLLFMYPIPRKKLMAAKLLIVSLFMLVTIFVSNVVVGAAMAGFNHYFVNAISGELTPGLIGEQLTISAADALYSAGIGLIPLFFGMRKKSVPVTIVSGVLISGVLSSNFGSFQLGSQVGVSLVLGLTGVVVAYLSIRNIETQDVA, encoded by the coding sequence GTGAAGTCATTGCTTAAGCTGATTAGACTTGAATTGCGCAAGAATAGAATCAGTTTGTTTAAAGGATCTCTGATAGCAGTCTTGGCTATTATCCTGTTCATGCTGCTGGTCGTATTCACAGAAATGGATGATCAGGGTGACTTCGCTACCTATGCCAATGTTTTTGACAGTGTGCATATCTTTGTAAAAGTAGTGTTTATGGTCTTCGGGTCTGTCCTGATCAGCAAGCTGGTTATTGATGAATATAAAAATAACACCATTGACCTGCTATTCATGTACCCGATCCCCCGCAAAAAGCTGATGGCAGCTAAGCTGCTGATTGTCTCCTTGTTTATGCTGGTTACGATTTTTGTATCCAATGTGGTGGTGGGTGCGGCGATGGCCGGCTTCAATCATTACTTTGTTAATGCCATCTCCGGTGAGCTGACGCCCGGGCTGATCGGTGAACAGCTTACGATATCTGCTGCAGATGCATTGTACTCGGCAGGGATCGGACTGATACCGCTGTTCTTCGGAATGCGCAAAAAATCAGTTCCGGTCACGATCGTTTCAGGTGTGCTGATTTCTGGTGTTCTGTCATCCAATTTTGGCAGCTTCCAGCTGGGAAGTCAGGTAGGAGTATCCTTAGTTCTCGGACTTACAGGTGTGGTTGTTGCCTATCTTTCGATCCGCAACATAGAGACGCAGGACGTAGCATAA
- a CDS encoding ABC transporter ATP-binding protein yields MTTILRTWNLTKVYQGKEAVNNVNMNIKQGEIYGFLGPNGAGKTTVMKMITNLVKPTAGEIEFFGEKMTSRSYEMLKRMGCIIENPAFYDKLTARENLELHGEYMGYYDPKALKQALELVNLTGTDKKPVKQFSMGMKQRLGIARAVMTKPELLILDEPINGLDPLGIKELREVFRMLSREYGMTLLISSHILGEVEQIADTIGVIKDGVLLEEVTMNEIRRRDTDYIELITDNSSKAVFTLTNKLGLSNFKVIGTRTVRIYDQISQLELSKALAAADVELESLNRKQHSLEDYFVELMGGEVIA; encoded by the coding sequence ATGACAACGATACTGCGGACATGGAATTTAACCAAGGTCTATCAGGGCAAAGAAGCTGTGAACAACGTGAACATGAATATTAAGCAGGGTGAGATTTACGGTTTTCTGGGACCGAACGGGGCCGGTAAGACAACCGTGATGAAAATGATCACCAATCTGGTGAAGCCTACTGCCGGGGAGATCGAATTTTTTGGCGAAAAGATGACGTCCCGCTCTTACGAGATGCTCAAACGCATGGGCTGCATTATCGAGAATCCGGCGTTTTATGACAAGCTGACCGCCCGGGAGAATCTGGAGCTGCACGGGGAGTACATGGGCTACTATGACCCGAAAGCGCTGAAGCAAGCATTGGAGCTGGTGAACCTTACCGGGACAGACAAGAAGCCGGTCAAGCAGTTTTCGATGGGGATGAAGCAGCGGCTGGGCATTGCCAGAGCAGTGATGACCAAGCCGGAGCTGCTGATTCTGGATGAGCCGATCAACGGGCTGGACCCGCTGGGCATCAAGGAGCTGCGTGAGGTGTTCCGCATGCTGAGCCGTGAATACGGGATGACGCTGCTGATCTCCAGCCATATCCTCGGAGAGGTGGAGCAGATAGCCGATACGATCGGTGTCATCAAGGACGGGGTTCTGCTGGAGGAGGTCACAATGAATGAGATCCGCAGACGGGATACGGACTATATCGAGCTGATTACGGATAACAGCAGCAAAGCGGTATTCACGCTGACTAATAAGCTTGGACTGAGCAACTTTAAAGTGATCGGTACGCGGACCGTCCGGATTTATGACCAAATCTCACAGCTGGAGCTGAGCAAAGCGCTGGCAGCAGCAGATGTGGAGCTGGAGAGCCTGAACCGGAAGCAGCATTCGCTGGAAGATTATTTTGTCGAACTGATGGGGGGTGAAGTCATTGCTTAA